From the Halichoerus grypus chromosome 3, mHalGry1.hap1.1, whole genome shotgun sequence genome, one window contains:
- the LOC118527215 gene encoding heterogeneous nuclear ribonucleoprotein A1-like, whose product MSKSESPKEPEQLQKLFIGGLSFETTDESLRSHFEQWGTLTDCVVMRDPNTKRSRGFGFVIYATVEEVDAAMNTRPHKVGGRVVEPKRAVSREDSQRPGAHLTVKKTFVGGIKEDTEEHHLRDYFEQYGKIEVIEIMTDRGSGKKRGFAFVTFDDHDSVDKTVIQKYHTVNGHNCEVRKALSKQEMASASSSQRGRSGSGNFGGGRGGGFGGNDNFGRGGNFSGRGGFGGSRGGGGYGGSGDGYNGFGNDGSNSGGGGSYNDFGNYNNQSSNFGPMKGGNFGGRSSGPYGGGGQYFAKPQNQGGYGGSRSSSSYGSGRRFSLLPGNKA is encoded by the coding sequence ATGTCTAAGTCAGAGTCTCCCAAAGAGCCTGAACAGCTGCAGAAGCTCTTCATCGGAGGTTTGAGCTTTGAAACAACTGATGAGAGTCTGAGGAGCCATTTTGAGCAATGGGGAACGCTTACGGACTGTGTGGTAATGAGAGATCCAAACACCAAGCGCTCCAGAGGCtttgggtttgtcatatatgccACTGTGGAGGAGGTGGATGCAGCCATGAACACAAGGCCACACAAGGTGGGTGGAAGAGTTGTGGAACCAAAGAGGGCTGTCTCAAGAGAAGATTCTCAAAGACCTGGTGCCCACTTAACTGTGAAAAAGACTTTTGTTGGTGGCATtaaagaagacactgaagaacatcatctaagagattattttgaacagtatgGGAAAATTGAAGTGATCGAGATCATGACTGACCGAGGCAGTGGCAAAAAGAGaggttttgcttttgtaacatttgaTGACCATGACTCTGTAGacaagactgtcattcagaaatACCATACTGTGAATGGCCACAACTGTGAAGTAAGGAAAGCCCTATCTAAGCAAGAGATGGCTAGTGCTTCATCCAGCCAAAGAGGTCGAAGTGGTTCTGGAAACTTTGGTGGTGGTCgtggaggtggttttggtgggaatgacaaCTTTGGTCGTGGAGGGAACTTCAGTGGTCGAGGTGGCTTTGGTGGCAGTCGAGGTGGTGGTGGATAcggtggcagtggggatggctaTAACGGATTTGGTAATGATGGAAGCAACTCTGGAGGTGGCGGGAGCTATAatgattttggcaattacaacaatcaatcctcaaattttggacccatgaaaggaggaaattttggaggcagaagctctgGCCCCTACGGTGGTGGAGGCCAATACTTTGCCAAACCACAAAACCAAGGTGGTTATGGCGGTTCCCGCAGCAGCAGTAGCTACGGCAGTGGCAGGAGGTTTTCATTACTGCCAGGAAACAAGgcttag